One stretch of Eupeodes corollae chromosome 2, idEupCoro1.1, whole genome shotgun sequence DNA includes these proteins:
- the LOC129947343 gene encoding uncharacterized protein K02A2.6-like: MGANLNSTLRNLCYPEDVSSLSFDKIVEILSAHFMATKNKFSEAIRFRGILQNPEESISAFEERLRAGARFCEFSTFLDYSLIVQFIHGVSRDDIRDAIITKKPEKFVDAVKIAASLEATRHASNSIKANPSSTSASSASIHQFVHDSRPRIKKSSGSRSRSQQNRDKSQSAKTPPKYKCFGCGGNHWRQDCKFKNAVCRLCKSKGHIAAVCRQSKAQKNNNTTNTNTSNGTTATTSSSDGNSINFLQDDAINKISERVPPIMVNVRINNKPLKMELDTAGASSMVSIDTFKTLLPLQKLTPSERTFCSFTKNKFKCQCTQVNVTFEGRSKVLTLYVTDFPSDNIFGREWIVHFSDLISFEKYFKQLSTISVNKISTISDTTNSIEKLLIKYEDLFSETAGTMTGPPVDVHFKTDVQPVFARARPIPYSLLNTYSSEIDKKLQSGFYKKVTHSRWASPTHVVVKGNKIRITGDYKSTLNPQLIVDEHPISKAEDIFNKVRGAKVFCRLDITDAFMSLPCSEEFSEAMTLNTPTHGLIQPTRAQYGVASIPAVWHRRTQEITHGLKNTINFFDDFLVFADTVDELLIALEATFVRLHQFGLKLRRSKCAFLMESVDFLGHRIDGAGIHKLDKHVSAIRDAPQPTTAAELQTFLGKITYYHSFIPNLSTISAPLREMIKQRKFYWTSEGRKAFEFLKKELVSDNVLISYHPNLPLLLAVDASPVGLGAVLSHRMPDGRERPIAYASKSLNSTERAYPQIDREALAIVWGVKKFFQYLYGRKFIIITDNKPVSHIFAPNALLPKFTLSRCSNYASYLTNFNYEIQLKTSNANANADYLSRAISIQESNTVEAVNLISSSDNDDFDQFVLQQIRQIPVTADDIASETRKDTELSPMLSAIQDGRSLSSLGYTGNQLNYTQSCGCLLLGHRVVIPKKFRHTLLEELHTAHIGITKMKGIARSLIYWPSIDQDIEKLAKSCSECLKHAKLPPKYNTHHWEYPSTSWERVHIDYAGPVQGKYLLIIVDSYSKWTQVKLTTSITAEATCKILEEVFSTFGVPTTIVSDNGPQFCSETFQEFLKIQGVRFHKRTAPYHPSTNGQAERYVQTVKRSLLLSGANSTNLQHCINKFLIQFHKAPHQTTGQPPSLLFLGRVIRSRLDCLRPELKLKVLGKQQPENLHEPRSFEPNQQVMFRSYSSSNSPWLPGMIVTKLGSLHYEVEYKGVRHKRHIDQLKEYTSTIRNSNPDVNLERRVSFYEDSTSPDPAPVPSTPPAVTISQQPRQIRNIQARSPTVIPRCSGRIRRGPLRYSP, translated from the coding sequence ATGGGtgcaaatttaaattcaacctTGAGGAATTTATGCTATCCTGAAGACGTAAGTAGCCTCAGCTTCGACAAGATTGTAGAAATTCTTAGTGCTCATTTcatggcaacaaaaaataaattcagtgAAGCAATTCGATTTCGAGGTATTTTGCAAAATCCAGAGGAATCGATTTCGGCTTTTGAAGAGCGTCTGAGAGCAGGTGCAAGGTTTTGCGAATTCAGCACATTCCTCGATTATTCTCTAATTGTCCAATTCATTCATGGTGTTAGTCGGGATGATATTCGTGATGCTATAATAACGAAGAAACCTGAAAAATTCGTCGATGCAGTCAAAATAGCAGCTTCGCTCGAGGCAACAAGACATGCATCAAATTCGATTAAAGCTAATCCCAGTTCTACGAGTGCTTCTTCAGCTTCCATTCACCAATTCGTACATGACTCTCGTCCTCGCATCAAAAAATCATCTGGGTCTCGATCTCGCTCTCAGCAAAACCGAGACAAATCTCAAAGTGCCAAAACACCACCAAAATACAAATGCTTCGGTTGCGGAGGAAATCATTGGCGTCAAGACTGCAAGTTCAAAAACGCTGTATGTCGTCTTTGTAAGAGTAAAGGTCACATTGCAGCCGTATGTCGCCAAAGTAAAGCgcagaaaaataataacacaacTAACACAAATACCAGCAATGGAACTACTGCAACTACTAGCAGTTCAGAtggaaattcaattaattttctgcAAGACGatgcaataaataaaatcagCGAGAGGGTTCCACCAATTATGGTAAATGTTCGCATCAACAATAAGCCGCTTAAGATGGAGCTAGACACAGCTGGAGCAAGTTCAATGGTCAGTATTGAcacttttaaaactttactgCCATTGCAAAAGCTCACTCCTTCTGAAAGAACATTTTGCAGcttcacaaaaaacaaattcaagtgCCAGTGCACACAAGTAAACGTCACATTCGAAGGACGATCTAAAGTACTTACCCTGTACGTTACAGATTTTCCATCCGACAACATATTTGGTCGCGAATGGATAGTACATTTTTCCGATTTAAtttctttcgaaaaatatttcaaacaattatCCACAATCTCcgttaataaaatttcaacaatttctgATACTACAAATTCAATAGAAAAACTGCTAATTAAATACGAAGACTTATTTAGTGAAACTGCAGGTACCATGACGGGACCACCAGTTGACGTTCACTTCAAAACCGACGTGCAGCCAGTTTTTGCAAGAGCCCGACCTATTCCATATTCGCTTCTTAATACTTATTCTTCAGAAATAGATAAAAAACTTCAATCCGGATTCTACAAGAAAGTCACTCATTCCCGATGGGCATCACCAACTCATGTTGTAGTCAAGGGAAATAAAATACGTATCACTGGTGATTACAAATCAACACTCAACCCACAGCTGATCGTCGATGAACATCCAATATCCAAAGCAGAAGATATTTTCAATAAGGTACGTGGAGCAAAAGTTTTTTGTCGATTGGATATAACAGATGCATTTATGAGTTTGCCGTGCAGTGAAGAATTTTCTGAAGCGATGACATTAAATACACCTACTCATGGACTTATTCAACCAACAAGGGCACAGTATGGTGTTGCAAGTATACCAGCTGTATGGCATCGTAGGACACAAGAAATCACACATGGTCTTAAAAATACAATCAACTTCTTCGATGATTTCCTGGTTTTTGCTGATACTGTTGACGAGCTTTTGATAGCTTTGGAAGCTACATTCGTGAGATTGCATCAATTTGGACTCAAACTACGACGTTCAAAATGTGCTTTCCTCATGGAATCTGTCGATTTCTTAGGACATCGTATCGATGGCGCAGGGATTCACAAACTGGACAAGCATGTTTCCGCAATACGAGACGCCCCCCAGCCTACAACAGCAGCAGAACTTCAAACTTTTCTAGGTAAGATTACTTATTACCATTCATTTATACCAAATTTGTCTACGATTTCTGCACCTCTTCGCGAAATGATTAAGCAACGTAAATTCTACTGGACTTCAGAAGGGAGAAAAgcattcgaatttttaaaaaaagaacttgttTCTGATAATGTTCTGATTTCGTATCATCCCAACTTGCCTCTTTTACTTGCTGTTGATGCTAGTCCTGTTGGTTTGGGTGCAGTGCTATCCCACAGAATGCCAGATGGTCGTGAGCGCCCAATTGCATACGCTagcaaatcattgaattcaaCCGAACGTGCCTACCCACAAATAGACAGAGAGGCTCTAGCTATTGTGTGGGGAGTGAAAAAATTTTTCCAATACCTTTACGGAAGGAAATTTATAATTATCACAGATAATAAACCTGTTTCTCATATATTTGCCCCAAATGCATTGCTTCCCAAATTTACTTTGTCCAGATGTTCTAACTATGCTAGCTACCTTACAAACTTTAACtatgaaattcaattaaaaacatcAAATGCAAATGCGAATGCCGACTACCTATCCCGTGCCATCTCCATCCAAGAATCAAATACTGTGGAAGCTGTCAATCTCATTTCCTCGTCAGACAATGATGATTTCGATCAGTTTGTTCTACAGCAAATACGTCAGATACCAGTCACCGCCGATGACATAGCTTCCGAGACAAGGAAGGATACCGAACTATCTCCAATGCTTTCTGCTATTCAGGATGGGAGAAGTCTATCATCACTTGGTTACACTGGCAACCAGCTTAATTACACTCAATCTTGCGGATGCCTTCTACTTGGACACAGGGTAGTTATTCCTAAGAAATTCCGTCATACACTTCTTGAAGAGCTTCATACTGCCCACATCGGAATCACAAAAATGAAAGGTATTGCTAGATCCCTAATTTACTGGCCTTCTATAGATCAAGATATAGAGAAACTAGCAAAATCATGTTCCGAATGCCTTAAACACGCCAAATTGCCACCGAAATACAACACTCATCACTGGGAGTATCCATCCACTTCTTGGGAGAGGGTTCATATCGATTATGCTGGCCCAGTGCAGGGTAAATACTTGCTTATCATAGTCGACTCTTATTCCAAATGGACTCAAGTGAAACTAACTACATCTATTACTGCCGAAGCCACTTGTAAAATACTAGAAGAAGTCTTCTCAACGTTTGGGGTTCCTACTACCATAGTTTCGGACAACGGTCCTCAATTTTGTTCGGAGACATttcaagagttcttgaaaatacAAGGCGTACGCTTCCACAAGCGAACGGCACCCTATCATCCTTCGACCAACGGCCAAGCTGAGAGATATGTGCAAACTGTTAAAAGATCTCTTTTACTATCTGGAGCAAATTCAACTAACCTTCAACATTGCATCAACAAATTTCTTATTCAATTCCATAAAGCACCTCATCAGACGACTGGACAACCTCCATCATTACTCTTTTTGGGTCGAGTAATAAGATCACGTTTAGACTGTTTACGACCGGAACTAAAACTTAAAGTCTTAGGAAAGCAGCAACCTGAAAATCTTCATGAACCAAGATCTTTCGAACCAAATCAACAAGTGATGTTCCGTTCATATAGTTCTTCAAATTCTCCTTGGTTACCGGGTATGATAGTTACTAAACTTGGAAGCCTACACTATGAAGTTGAATACAAGGGAGTTCGACATAAAAGACACATCGACCAGCTCAAAGAATATACTTCAACAATTCGAAATTCAAATCCAGATGTTAATTTAGAAAGGCGAGTTAGTTTCTACGAAGATTCGACAAGTCCAGATCCAGCTCCAGTGCCATCTACTCCACCTGCAGTCACAATTAGTCAACAGCCAAGACAAATACGAAACATACAGGCAAGGTCTCCAACAGTCATACCTCGATGTTCCGGAAGAATTCGAAGAGGCCCATTGAGATACTCACCCTAA
- the LOC129947064 gene encoding 26S proteasome regulatory subunit 8, whose amino-acid sequence MTAGNKMEIDGAKGEGFRSYYIQKIEELQLVVAEKSQNLRRLQAQRNELNAKVRMLREELQLLQEQGSYVGEVVKPMDKKKVLVKVHPEGKFVVDIDKNIDINDVTPNCRVALRNESYTLHKILPNKVDPLVSLMMVEKVPDSTYEMVGGLDKQIKEIKEVIELPVKHPELFDALGIAQPKGVLLYGPPGTGKTLLARAVAHHTECTFIRVSGSELVQKFIGEGSRMVRELFVMAREHAPSIIFMDEIDSIGSSRIESGSGGDSEVQRTMLELLNQLDGFEATKNIKVIMATNRIDILDPALLRPGRIDRKIEFPPPNEEARLDILKIHSRKMNLTRGINLRKIAELMPGASGAEVKGVCTEAGMYALRERRVHVTQEDFEMAVAKVMQKDSEKNMSIKKLWK is encoded by the exons ATGACTGCCGGTAATAAG ATGGAAATAGACGGCGCTAAGGGTGAGGGATTCCGGTCTTATTACATCCAAAAGATCGAAGAGCTCCAACTTGTGGTTGCTGAGAAATCTCAAAACTTGCGTCGTTTGCAAGCTCAGCGTAATGAACTCAATGCCAAag TTCGCATGCTTCGCGAGGAATTACAACTTCTTCAGGAACAAGGCAGCTATGTTGGTGAGGTTGTCAAGCCCATGGACAAGAAGAAGGTCCTCGTTAAAGTGCACCCAGAGGGAAAGTTCGTCGTTGACATTGATAAGAACATTGACATCAATGACGTCACACCAAATTGCCGCGTAGCCCTCCGCAACGAGAGCTACACCCTCCACAAGATTCTGCCCAACAAAGTTGATCCTCTGGTGTCGCTTATGATGGTCGAAAAGGTTCCTGACTCAACCTACGAAATGGTAGGAGGCCTGGACAAACAGATCAAAGAAATCAAGGAAGTTATCGAATTGCCCGTCAAGCATCCCGAATTATTCGACGCTCTCGGTATTGCCCAGCCTAAGGGTGTCTTGCTGTATGGTCCCCCTGGTACTGGAAAGACACTGCTTGCTCGTGCTGTAGCTCACCACACCGAGTGCACATTCATTCGTGTATCCGGTTCAGAATTGGTGCAAAAATTCATTGGTGAGGGTTCGAGAATGGTGCGAGAATTGTTCGTCATGGCTCGAGAACATGCTCCTTCGATCATCTTCATGGATGAAATCGATTCGATTGGTTCTTCTCGTATCGAATCGGGTTCCGGAGGTGACTCTGAGGTCCAAAGAACCATGTTGGAGCTTCTAAATCAATTGGACGGTTTCGAGGCCACCAAGAACATCAAAGTTATCATGGCTACCAACAGAATCGACATCCTTGACCCAGCTCTACTTCGACCTGGACGTATTGATCGTAAAATTGAGTTCCCTCCACCAAACGAGGAGGCTCGCTTggacattttgaaaattcattccCGCAAAATGAACCTCACTCGAGGAATAAATCTGCGCAAGATCGCCGAATTGATGCCCGGAGCATCAGGTGCCGAAGTTAAGGGTGTCTGCACAGAGGCCGGTATGTACGCTTTGCGAGAACGTCGTGTCCATGTTACCCAAGAGGACTTTGAGATGGCGGTTGCCAAGGTTATGCAGAAAGACTCTGAGAAGAATATGTCTATTAAGAAGTTGTGGAAGTAA
- the LOC129946109 gene encoding basic proline-rich protein, giving the protein MSVAYTQQQQPPQPVPPQSSSVQQGGINIGGGGGPGGVGVGVGVGGGGPPQQPQLQPMQRGPPGGGGPGGPPNRGVPPPPSPAHIQKILDENCGIIQTIQDFQNMGKSQECITYHAALHRNLVYLAQLADPTMNIAQILPPPHVLASQAQGPPHGMIGGPQGPPPQAGGPGMPPHGHGPSEPGVPSPQNPAQLPYPNPNQQPPASHANLPPPNSQQSQSAPGQPQQQQQQPQGGGAIPPPTAGQQQGGNVPYRGVPGPGQQPPPSTQNNQQPQRTGGQPQQPPPQAQYRGGYQQHGHYAGYPPQGQPYQPQTGYPGAMPPYGPPSQGYPPSSQGYHHAGMPPTSSAGGPPPPNHPYPNSSQHQGPVPGSYPPPPPNQQSQPPPQMYGPPAGAQAPPGQYPPQNASGPPGPPMGYGYGAPNSGPNYGQGSQPQIPPPGQPGYQQAAGGAQPPYPPQPQQPPYQQGPGGYPPSAQQQQPTGMGHPPSSQPNQAAPQPPPSAAPPSGAAGGSYGSSPSPGQTPPPNQVAAANNGPNPPSNAPSQQPPVSQPPSSHPPASYAPPQSVASGPPTQQPAYSSPPSAGPAGPPTPYTQHQPPPQQPPPPNTSANAPSNGVAVPNQYQPPPGAQTYVAPPAGQPYAPPGPGGYPGHGYHQQGYPTMPQGQYPPSQGYQGYRPGAQMPPPGGQMPPPGPQGPPAGAYSYGYQPPQ; this is encoded by the exons ATGTCTGTGGCGTATACGCAGCAACAGCAGCCGCCACAGCCTGTTCCGCCTCAATCTTCCTCAGTTCAGCAAGGTGGCATTAATATCGGCGGAGGCGGCGGCCCCGGCGGTGTTGGTGTCGGCGTCGGTGTCGGTGGTGGTGGTCCGCCGCAACAGCCACAGCTGCAGCCCATGCAGCGTGGTCCGCCTGGAGGCGGTGGACCAGGTGGACCGCCGAATCGCGGAGTCCCGCCGCCGCCCAGTCCGGCGCACATCCAAAAGATTCTCGACGAGAATTGTGGCATAATCCAGACGATACAGGATTTTCAGAACATGGGCAAGTCGCAGGAGTGTATCACGTATCATGCGGCTCTGCACCGAAATCTGGTGTACTTGGCGCAACTCGCTGACCCAACAATGAACATTGCTCAAATATTGCCg CCGCCTCATGTTCTGGCCTCTCAAGCGCAGGGTCCTCCGCACGGCATGATTGGCGGACCTCAGGGGCCACCGCCTCAGGCTGGTGGCCCGGGAATGCCGCCTCATGGCCATGGGCCCTCGGAACCGGGAGTTCCTTCGCCGCAGAACCCTGCCCAGCTTCCGTATCCGAACCCGAATCAACAGCCTCCGGCATCTCACGCCAATCTGCCTCCCCCGAATTCTCAGCAGTCCCAATCTGCGCCCGGGCAGccacagcaacaacagcaacagcccCAGGGCGGCGGCGCCATTCCACCTCCGACAGCCGGGCAACAGCAGGGAGGCAACGTTCCATACCGCGGAGTACCAGGTCCTGGCCAACAGCCCCCTCCATCGACCCAAAACA acCAACAACCACAACGAACTGGTGGACAACCCCAGCAACCACCGCCACAAGCTCAGTACCGTGGGGGCTATCAACAACACGGTCACTACGCCGGCTATCCACCTCAAGGACAGCCCTACCAACCCCAGACTGGCTATCCTGGTGCTATGCCACCGTACGGGCCTCCTTCTCAGGGATATCCACCTTCGAGTCAAGGCTATCATCACGCTGGTATGCCGCCGACATCTTCGGCCGGTGGTCCGCCACCTCCTAATCACCCCTATCCGAATTCGTCGCAGCATCAGGGTCCAGTGcctggctcatatcctcctcCCCCTCCTAATCAACAATCACAGCCGCCTCCCCAGATGTATGGGCCTCCGGCCGGAGCCCAAGCACCGCCCGGGCAATATCCACCACAGAACGCCAGCGGACCGCCTGGACCCCCGATGGGTTATGGATACGGCGCACCTAATTCCGGACCCAATTACGGTCAGGGCTCGCAGCCACAAATACCGCCGCCTGGCCAGCCAGGTTACCAGCAGGCAGCTGGCGGTGCGCAGCCACCATATCCTCCGCAACCCCAGCAGCCTCCGTACCAACAGGGCCCAGGGGGATATCCACCTTCTGCCCAGCAGCAGCAGCCAACCGGAATGGGACATCCTCCCTCATCACAACCAAATCAGGCGGCACCGCAGCCACCTCCTTCAGCCGCGCCCCCCAGTGGAGCAGCAGGTGGTTCATATGGTTCCTCGCCCAGTCCAGGGCAAACCCCTCCCCCGAACCAGGTGGCCGCAGCCAACAACGGCCCCAATCCCCCATCCAACGCTCCATCACAGCAGCCACCAGTCTCGCAGCCTCCATCCTCACATCCACCCGCATCGTATGCTCCACCTCAGTCCGTTGCTAGCGGACCTCCGACGCAGCAACCGGCCTACTCGTCGCCACCGTCCGCCGGCCCAGCAGGCCCGCCGACTCCATACACTCAGCACCAGCCGCCACCGCAGCAGCCGCCGCCGCCAAACACTTCGGCCAACGCGCCATCCAACGGAGTTGCCGTTCCCAACCAGTACCAGCCGCCGCCTGGCGCTCAAACATACGTGGCTCCGCCAGCCGGCCAGCCGTACGCACCGCCCGGCCCCGGCGGCTATCCTGGCCACGGATACCACCAACAGGGCTATCCGACGATGCCTCAGGGTCAGTATCCCCCCTCCCAGGGCTACCAAGGCTACAGGCCCGGAGCGCAGATGCCTCCACCCGGTGGCCAAATGCCTCCTCCAGGTCCCCAAGGTCCCCCTGCTGGTGCCTACTCCTATGGCTACCAGCCGCCGCAGTGA
- the LOC129946826 gene encoding uncharacterized protein LOC129946826, translated as MSVTQNQFQMCIKFMDEHPSLANGYKPNSLQGKADLNKLWAELAEILNSNGPPMKNIAGWRKVWTDYKYRAKKKLSQNLLSMQKTGGGPFEEVEITEDDEKIIQLTSIRKAVSGLKCPSFGAPSPSTAATTLSVASALASAAPSTAPSSSDSKIVKSPQHSPGNEPVQNRKRYSTPFVAASTPKRRKQKDTNELLNAQIENDSIFQDKLLNILRERNEQDAIFQARVIEQLERRNDIAEKQLQKGYF; from the exons at GTCAGTAACACAAAATCAGTTCCAAATGTGTATCAAATTTATGGATGAGCATCCTTCCTTGGCCAATGGGTATAAACCTAATTCTTTACAAGGGAAGGCGGACCTAAATAAGTTGTGGGCCGAATTGGCTGAGATTTTAAATTCGAATGGCCCACCTATGAAAAACATTGCTGGTTGGAGGAAG gtgTGGACTGATTACAAATATCGAGCCAAGAAAAAACTGAGCCAAAATTTGTTGTCCATGCAAAAAACCGGAGGTGGGCCATTCGAAGAAGTAGAAATTACGGAGgatgatgaaaaaataattcagtTGACATCAATTCGGAAGGCAGTATCCGGATTGAAGTGCCCTTCTTTTGGAGCTCCAAGCCCATCCACAGCCGCAACAACTCTGTCAGTTGCATCGGCGTTAGCATCAGCAGCACCATCGACAGCCCCATCTTCCTCGGATTCAAAAATAGTCAAAAGTCCACAGCATTCCCCAGGAAATGAGCCTGTACAAAACAGGAAAAG ATATTCAACCCCCTTCGTGGCAGCCAGTACCCCTAAACGCCGAAAACAGAAGGATACAAACGAGTTACTGAAtgctcaaattgaaaatgattcaatttttcaggataaattattgaatattttgagaGAGAGAAATGAGCAAGATGCAATATTCCAAGCCAGAGTCATTGAACAACTGGAAAGACGCAACGACATTGCAGAAAAGCAATTGcagaaaggatatttttaa
- the LOC129944025 gene encoding putative nuclease HARBI1 codes for MILETINLPDGSRSTYIPSILRFAITIETLGGGGYQWLTGNDFGLALAQSTLSKIVSETTNVMEAKLCPLWIKWSLSGENEKSEIKQWFYQKFSIPGVVGCIDGTHFYLQRPREDEQIFFNRKGKHSVNAMVICDHKMRIMAINARYGGSAHDSFVWKHSNERQFFENTFNVREHNYWLLGDSGYPLEPWLLSPYRSSSDETKSHFNNVHAKARNVIERCIGILKGRWRILLEERKSCYEPIKIATFANVCAALHNICIYYNVENENILIEDFPSYGLSESQISSENNAMKQLAINIRDDIKNSFLT; via the exons ATGATActggaaacaataaatttgccagacggtagtcgttctacatacataccttcaatattaagatttgcTATAACTATTGAGACTTTGGGTGGCGGAGGGTACCAATGGTTAACAGGCAACGATTTTGGActcgctcttgcacaaagcacaTTATCCAAAATAGTTTCGGAAACAACAAATGTTATGGAAGCCAAGCTATGTcccctgtggataaaatggagTCTATCTGGGGAAAACGAAAAGTCCGAAATAAAGCAAtggttttatcaaaaattttcaataccAGGAG TTGTAGGTTGCATAGATggcacacatttttatttacaaagacCACGGGAAGACGAACAAATATTCTTTAACAGGAAGGGAAAACACAGCGTAAATGCAATGGTT atttgtgATCATAAAATGAGGATAATGGCAATTAATGCTAGATACGGTGGATCTGCACACGACTCATTCGTATGGAAACATTCAAATGAAagacaatttttcgaaaacactTTTAATGTACGAGAGCATAACTATTGGCTTTTgg gtgataGTGGATATCCATTAGAACCTTGGTTGCTTTCACCATATAGAAGCTCATCCGATGAAACGAAAAGTCATTTTAATAATGTTCATGCAAAAGCTAGAAATGTAATTGAACGTTGTATCGGTATTTTGAAAG GTCGATGGAGAATTCTCTTGGAGGAAAGAAAGAGTTGCTACGAACCGATAAAAATTGCTACCTTTGCAAATGTTTGTGCTGCTCTAcataacatatgtatatattataatgttgaaaatgaGAACATTTTAATAGAGGACTTCCCTAGCTATGGATTGAGCGAATCGCAAATATCAAGTGAAAACAATGCAATGAAGCAATTAGCAATTAATATAAGAGATGATATAAAAAATTCGTTTTTGAcatga